A stretch of Microcoleus sp. FACHB-68 DNA encodes these proteins:
- a CDS encoding RluA family pseudouridine synthase: MVILHQLSDFIGCNAATAGLSPRYYYEGRCPQSGEILRLPRTPLVEAISRGLMQYLAGNESYSGEGKMYGVLLVELPAGEQRVLKAFSGLLNGQSLVDGWVPPIPGRDQVALEEAGTLAELEAIKQQLITLKQLPQRQQYEILCREFDRQLQEMSAHHQDCKQQRQEQRQRLSETLTGETLTDALEQLDEESRRQGIERRRLKRLRDEALQPIKQEIEQADTQMRELKQQRKALSRKLQAQMHAAYSLTNFSGQSLSLQQLMPGGLMPTGTGDCCAPKLLHYAATQGLKPLAMAEFWWGSASVSQDKIQGQYYGACAERCQPLMGFLLSGLGKVGEREKFTLSLDPRLTAFSAEIPIIYEDEYLIAVNKPAGLLSVPGRYRDNQDSVLSRLRHLLPDGMTLAAAHRLDQETSGILLLARDLDTYRQLSRQFQHRQINKVYEAILSGVVPVEEGFIDLPLWGDPGNRPYQKVDQTRGKPSLTRFQVIAREGGYTRVEFVPVTGRTHQLRVHAADARGLGMPILGDRLYGCDAVASRLHLHAREISFGHPQSGQTLHLQANTPF; the protein is encoded by the coding sequence ATGGTAATTCTTCATCAGCTTTCAGATTTTATTGGCTGTAATGCTGCAACCGCCGGCTTATCGCCTCGCTATTACTATGAAGGGCGCTGTCCTCAAAGTGGTGAGATCCTGAGACTGCCCCGCACTCCTTTGGTAGAAGCGATCTCCAGAGGTTTAATGCAATACCTTGCCGGCAATGAGTCTTACTCTGGTGAGGGCAAGATGTATGGGGTATTGCTGGTTGAACTGCCGGCAGGCGAACAACGGGTGTTAAAAGCCTTCTCCGGGCTTCTGAATGGTCAAAGTCTTGTGGATGGCTGGGTTCCGCCCATTCCAGGACGCGATCAAGTTGCCCTAGAAGAAGCCGGCACATTGGCTGAATTGGAGGCTATCAAACAGCAACTGATTACCCTTAAGCAACTTCCACAACGGCAACAATACGAAATACTATGTCGTGAGTTTGACCGGCAGTTGCAAGAAATGAGCGCTCATCATCAAGATTGTAAACAGCAACGACAGGAACAACGGCAGAGACTCAGTGAAACGCTGACCGGAGAAACACTCACTGATGCTCTCGAACAACTTGATGAAGAAAGCCGCCGGCAAGGAATTGAGCGACGAAGACTCAAACGCCTGCGAGATGAAGCGTTGCAGCCGATCAAGCAGGAGATTGAACAGGCGGATACGCAGATGAGGGAACTGAAACAACAGCGTAAAGCACTTTCCCGGAAATTGCAGGCTCAGATGCACGCTGCCTACAGCCTGACGAATTTTTCAGGGCAATCTTTATCGTTGCAACAATTGATGCCAGGAGGCTTGATGCCCACCGGCACAGGAGATTGTTGCGCCCCGAAGCTACTTCACTATGCGGCAACCCAAGGTTTAAAACCCCTTGCAATGGCGGAGTTTTGGTGGGGTTCGGCGTCTGTCAGTCAGGACAAAATTCAGGGACAATACTATGGAGCCTGTGCGGAACGCTGTCAGCCATTGATGGGGTTTTTGTTGTCCGGATTAGGGAAAGTGGGAGAGAGGGAGAAATTCACTTTATCACTCGATCCTCGACTCACTGCTTTCTCTGCTGAGATCCCCATTATTTATGAAGATGAATACCTGATTGCGGTAAACAAGCCGGCAGGATTACTATCGGTGCCTGGGCGTTATCGTGATAACCAAGATAGTGTCCTCAGCCGGCTGCGTCATCTGTTGCCGGATGGTATGACATTGGCGGCTGCACATCGTCTAGATCAAGAAACCTCTGGAATTCTTCTGTTAGCACGCGATCTCGACACTTATCGTCAATTGAGCCGGCAGTTTCAACACCGGCAGATTAATAAAGTTTATGAAGCGATCCTTTCGGGTGTGGTGCCGGTGGAAGAAGGTTTCATTGATTTGCCACTGTGGGGAGATCCAGGAAATCGCCCCTATCAGAAAGTGGATCAAACGCGGGGTAAACCTAGTTTGACTCGGTTTCAGGTGATAGCGAGGGAAGGTGGCTACACTCGTGTGGAGTTTGTGCCGGTGACGGGACGCACCCATCAGCTAAGGGTTCACGCGGCTGATGCACGAGGACTGGGAATGCCTATTTTAGGTGATCGCCTTTATGGATGCGATGCGGTTGCCAGCCGGCTACATTTGCACGCCAGAGAAATCAGCTTTGGACATCCCCAATCTGGGCAAACTCTACATCTACAAGCAAATACGCCGTTTTGA
- a CDS encoding ssl1498 family light-harvesting-like protein, whose product MYTTDDNGILNNYATEPDLYYAEFPSPEQQRQYAFVGGFATLFVSLLVLVAFSAG is encoded by the coding sequence ATGTACACCACCGACGACAATGGCATTCTCAACAACTACGCCACTGAGCCTGATCTGTACTATGCTGAGTTCCCTTCCCCAGAGCAGCAGCGTCAATACGCCTTTGTGGGCGGGTTTGCGACTTTGTTTGTCAGTTTGTTGGTGTTAGTTGCTTTCTCTGCCGGCTAA
- a CDS encoding alpha/beta hydrolase: protein MIFSTEDFDEHESALDPTSRPLVKDDTTSTAGLDFVDPATGRHSLDILYEQFAKPQLSTALKPNEPSIYIRHLEGQEILGGYKIEIVFEDPQTGFYAEGRVPLSGTNPPVLVIRGYGSWYPFEGVLEDTPDVFMAGMERHFKSAETQGAVDWLKQQSEAGNQPDVIGESLGGKVAQQIAVKYPDFIRSTVTFNSLGVSQKLAETSKARNVFHYFTLGEKYAYWANKGEYIPGQFFQISKNGRSCRYKVEEALIWMGRFRSPARFHPTGRRRKMILIVLAQLILLNRHNELILNRRSPVVIKIDHYP, encoded by the coding sequence GTGATTTTTTCAACAGAAGATTTTGACGAACATGAATCGGCTCTAGATCCAACTAGCCGGCCTTTAGTTAAAGACGATACGACAAGCACTGCCGGCCTTGATTTTGTCGATCCAGCGACGGGAAGACACTCTCTGGATATTCTCTATGAACAGTTCGCAAAACCCCAACTCAGTACGGCGCTCAAACCTAACGAGCCTTCAATTTATATCAGACATCTAGAAGGACAGGAAATTTTAGGGGGATACAAAATTGAAATAGTGTTTGAAGATCCCCAGACGGGTTTTTATGCTGAGGGTCGAGTTCCACTTTCTGGAACGAATCCGCCTGTTCTGGTTATCCGGGGATACGGCTCATGGTATCCTTTCGAGGGAGTGCTAGAAGATACTCCAGATGTTTTTATGGCCGGCATGGAACGGCATTTTAAATCAGCAGAAACTCAAGGAGCGGTGGATTGGCTGAAGCAACAATCTGAAGCGGGAAATCAGCCAGACGTAATCGGAGAAAGCTTAGGCGGAAAAGTCGCTCAACAAATCGCAGTAAAGTACCCAGATTTCATTCGCTCAACCGTTACGTTTAACTCCCTTGGCGTTTCTCAAAAATTAGCAGAAACATCCAAAGCCAGAAATGTATTTCACTACTTTACACTAGGAGAAAAGTATGCTTATTGGGCAAATAAAGGAGAGTATATACCGGGTCAATTTTTCCAAATTTCCAAAAACGGAAGAAGCTGCCGATATAAAGTAGAAGAGGCTTTAATTTGGATGGGAAGATTTAGGAGTCCGGCTAGGTTTCATCCAACAGGTCGTCGGAGAAAAATGATTTTGATAGTTTTAGCCCAATTAATTTTATTAAACCGGCACAATGAACTTATTTTAAATAGACGATCGCCGGTGGTCATTAAAATAGATCACTACCCATAA
- a CDS encoding response regulator, translating into MSDSTLVTILHVDDNETNRYVVSRMLRNAGFKVQEAATGSMALQLVGQQPPDLIILDVQLPDINGFEVCHRLKANPATSFIPVLHLSASFVESKDKAQGLDSGADGYLAQPVEPIELLATVKALLRIREAEESALALAKEWQTTFNAMSDGVCLLDRVGRILRSNSAMTNLLKKSFGEIEGCFYQELMQALLGCVEVAPLTRVQETRRRENEELQCGERWFSVTTDPVFNEGGIFTGAVYIVADITDRKWASEALRASEERFRLLLENVKDYAIFFLDTKGLVLRWSLGAERILGYQEVDILGQPSSITFTPEDLECGADKQELEIAVTEGRAENERWHVRKDGTRFWASGIVTPLQDEAGQLRGFAKLMRDFTERKQAEDERNQLLASEQEARAAAESANRMKDEFLATLSHELRSPLNAMLGWIRLLNTRKFDEATTARAMETIERSARSQAQLVEDLLDVSRIIQGKLCLNVCPVELALVVEAALDTVRPAADAKAIRLQSILDPAAGPVAGDSNRLQQIIWNLLSNAIKFTPKGGSVQVRLERINSHVEITVIDTGVGISSDFVPFVFDRFRQADSSITRTYSGLGLGLAIVRHLVELHGGTVRADSQGEGQGAAFIVTLPLMPVLIETREVEGIPPRVGRKVPFDNPPSLEGLQLLVVDDEADSRVFLTTVLEQCGASVRAVASADSAIEAIKFLKPDVLLSDIGMPEEDGYTFIRRVRALKAEQGGRIPAVALTAYARAEDRMRAIAAGFQMHIPKPVEPAELATVVASLAGRTGIH; encoded by the coding sequence ATGTCTGATAGCACCCTTGTCACGATCTTGCACGTAGACGACAACGAAACCAACCGCTATGTCGTCAGTCGGATGCTTCGGAATGCAGGATTTAAGGTTCAAGAGGCTGCCACCGGCTCAATGGCGCTGCAATTGGTCGGGCAGCAGCCGCCCGACTTAATTATCCTTGACGTGCAACTTCCTGACATTAATGGGTTTGAGGTTTGCCACCGGCTCAAGGCAAACCCTGCCACTTCCTTTATTCCCGTGCTGCATCTGTCTGCTAGTTTTGTCGAGAGTAAGGACAAGGCACAAGGGTTAGACAGTGGTGCAGATGGCTATCTAGCCCAGCCGGTGGAGCCAATCGAGTTGCTCGCAACGGTGAAAGCTTTGCTCCGCATCCGAGAGGCTGAAGAGTCGGCACTGGCTTTGGCAAAGGAGTGGCAAACGACATTTAACGCTATGAGCGATGGTGTTTGTTTACTTGACAGGGTTGGAAGAATCTTGCGATCTAACAGCGCCATGACGAATCTTCTAAAAAAATCGTTCGGCGAGATCGAGGGTTGCTTTTATCAGGAGCTAATGCAAGCGCTACTGGGCTGCGTTGAGGTCGCTCCCTTGACTCGTGTTCAGGAGACTCGTCGCCGGGAGAACGAGGAGCTACAGTGTGGGGAACGATGGTTTTCTGTAACGACAGATCCGGTGTTCAATGAGGGGGGAATTTTCACGGGTGCGGTTTATATCGTCGCTGACATTACAGATCGCAAGTGGGCATCAGAAGCACTGCGGGCCAGCGAAGAGCGCTTCCGCCTATTGTTAGAAAATGTGAAAGACTACGCTATTTTCTTCCTCGACACAAAGGGGCTTGTTCTTCGTTGGAGCCTTGGGGCAGAGCGCATTTTAGGTTATCAGGAAGTTGACATCTTGGGTCAACCTTCCTCAATCACCTTTACACCTGAAGACTTAGAGTGCGGGGCCGATAAGCAAGAATTGGAAATAGCAGTAACAGAAGGCCGAGCTGAGAATGAACGCTGGCACGTGCGTAAGGACGGCACCCGTTTCTGGGCAAGTGGTATCGTAACGCCCTTACAAGATGAGGCTGGGCAACTACGCGGCTTTGCTAAACTCATGCGCGACTTCACTGAACGTAAGCAAGCTGAAGACGAACGCAACCAACTACTTGCCTCGGAACAGGAGGCACGCGCGGCAGCGGAGTCAGCAAACCGGATGAAGGATGAGTTTTTGGCAACGCTCTCCCACGAACTGCGCTCACCCCTCAATGCAATGCTGGGGTGGATTCGATTACTCAATACCCGCAAATTTGACGAGGCGACGACTGCGCGGGCGATGGAGACGATTGAACGCAGCGCTAGATCACAAGCTCAGCTCGTGGAGGATTTGCTGGATGTTTCCCGCATTATTCAGGGTAAGTTGTGCCTTAATGTCTGCCCCGTTGAGCTTGCTTTGGTTGTTGAGGCAGCTCTTGATACCGTCCGCCCAGCGGCTGATGCTAAGGCCATTCGACTCCAAAGCATACTCGATCCGGCGGCAGGGCCGGTTGCCGGTGACTCAAACCGCTTGCAGCAGATCATTTGGAATTTGTTATCCAATGCGATTAAGTTCACACCTAAAGGAGGAAGCGTCCAGGTTCGCCTCGAACGAATTAACTCCCATGTTGAAATAACTGTCATTGATACCGGCGTTGGCATCAGCTCTGACTTTGTGCCATTCGTTTTCGACCGCTTTCGGCAAGCGGATAGCTCGATTACGCGGACATACAGCGGGCTTGGTCTTGGTCTAGCGATTGTCCGCCACTTGGTGGAATTGCACGGCGGGACAGTTCGTGCAGACAGTCAAGGTGAGGGGCAGGGAGCAGCATTTATCGTAACGCTTCCGCTTATGCCTGTCCTCATAGAGACGAGGGAAGTAGAAGGGATTCCCCCAAGGGTTGGAAGGAAAGTTCCATTTGATAATCCACCTTCGCTAGAAGGTTTACAACTACTCGTCGTGGACGATGAAGCTGATTCACGTGTGTTTCTCACTACGGTTTTGGAACAGTGCGGAGCTTCTGTGCGTGCCGTTGCATCCGCTGATTCAGCAATTGAGGCCATCAAATTTCTTAAACCAGATGTTCTATTAAGCGATATTGGGATGCCAGAAGAGGATGGCTACACTTTTATCCGTAGAGTACGGGCGTTAAAGGCAGAGCAAGGGGGGCGAATTCCTGCTGTTGCCCTAACCGCATACGCTAGGGCTGAGGATAGGATGCGAGCAATTGCTGCCGGATTTCAAATGCACATCCCTAAACCTGTGGAGCCGGCGGAATTAGCGACTGTGGTGGCGAGTCTTGCTGGACGCACCGGCATTCATTAA
- a CDS encoding ATP-binding protein: MTNLLTVELRYEQDVVMIRQRARQIAQALGFDSQDQTRIATAVSEIARNAFQYAGGGKVELRVEGELPQSLMICIRDQGPGITNLKTILDGQYKSQTGMGLGIIGTKRLMDRFQITSTPGQGTEVLMAKTLSKPAPILTATRLAQIVDELVMKSPQNPFEEIQQQNQELLRTLAELEKRQAELAQVNRELEDTNRGVVALYAELDEKAVSLQRANELKTRFLSNMSHEFRTPLNSIMSLSRLLLDRMDGELTPDQEKQVTFIRQSAEGLSELVNDLLDLAKVEAGKIVVHPNEFELSDLFATLRGMLRPLLTDNSSISLVFEEPVGFPTLRTDEGKVAQILRNFISNALKYTEKGEVRIRAELDRNTVVFSVADTGIGIAPEDTERIFEEFIQVNSYLQKRVKGTGLGLPLSRKLAELLGGSVSIKSSQGLGSTFFATLPLVYKTDIEEADETDAPLQLDATRYPLLVVEDNPETLFIYEKYFAGSSYQMIPAKSLKQVNQAFQKFKPQAVLLDILLEEHNTWDLLSQMKANVATREIPIVVITVVDNENKARALGADAFFVKPVERLALLEKLNTLVKREHLPKLLIVDDDPVSHYLLKQYLANCMGTATGKNCFDFKIIEATSGGEGIRYAGQENPSCIFLDLVMPDMSGFEVLEQLKADPATKNIPVIIHTSKLLEPEERSILVENTVAILSKESPSREVATSLVREALLLAGLGLETGEEDHV, encoded by the coding sequence ATGACTAATCTCCTCACTGTAGAACTACGCTACGAGCAAGATGTTGTTATGATCCGTCAGCGGGCACGGCAGATTGCTCAAGCTTTGGGGTTTGACTCTCAGGATCAGACACGCATTGCTACTGCTGTATCTGAAATTGCCCGCAACGCCTTCCAATATGCCGGTGGGGGAAAAGTTGAATTGCGGGTGGAGGGCGAATTGCCTCAAAGCCTGATGATTTGCATTCGTGACCAAGGGCCGGGCATCACCAATCTGAAGACTATTCTGGATGGCCAGTATAAATCACAAACCGGCATGGGCTTAGGGATCATTGGCACCAAGCGCCTGATGGATCGGTTTCAAATCACCTCAACCCCAGGGCAAGGAACAGAAGTGCTAATGGCAAAAACCTTGTCTAAGCCGGCACCCATCTTGACAGCAACCCGCTTGGCGCAGATTGTTGATGAGTTAGTCATGAAATCGCCTCAAAATCCATTTGAGGAAATTCAGCAACAAAACCAAGAACTGCTTCGCACCCTAGCAGAACTCGAAAAGCGTCAAGCCGAGTTGGCCCAAGTCAATCGCGAGCTAGAAGATACCAATCGAGGTGTTGTGGCATTATATGCCGAGTTAGACGAAAAAGCAGTTTCCCTGCAGCGAGCCAATGAACTCAAAACTCGCTTCCTCTCTAATATGAGCCATGAGTTTCGCACGCCGCTCAACTCGATTATGTCGCTCTCCAGACTGCTGCTTGATCGGATGGATGGTGAATTGACACCCGATCAAGAAAAGCAAGTAACATTTATCCGTCAATCGGCTGAAGGTCTTTCCGAGTTAGTGAACGACCTTTTAGACTTGGCAAAGGTCGAGGCGGGAAAAATTGTGGTTCATCCGAATGAGTTTGAACTTAGCGATTTATTCGCGACTCTTAGAGGAATGCTGCGCCCACTTCTGACTGATAATTCCTCAATTTCTCTGGTTTTTGAAGAACCTGTTGGCTTTCCCACGCTCCGCACCGATGAGGGCAAAGTTGCCCAAATTCTAAGAAATTTTATTTCTAATGCATTGAAATATACCGAAAAAGGTGAAGTTCGCATTAGAGCAGAACTGGATAGAAACACGGTTGTATTCTCTGTGGCTGATACAGGTATCGGAATTGCTCCTGAGGATACTGAGCGAATCTTTGAAGAATTTATTCAGGTTAATTCTTACCTTCAAAAGCGGGTCAAAGGAACAGGTCTCGGACTGCCACTTTCGCGCAAGTTAGCCGAATTACTTGGAGGCAGTGTCTCTATCAAAAGCTCACAAGGGCTTGGTTCCACGTTTTTTGCCACCCTACCACTTGTTTACAAGACTGATATAGAGGAGGCAGATGAAACCGATGCTCCCTTACAGTTAGATGCGACTCGCTATCCGCTATTAGTTGTAGAAGATAACCCAGAGACACTCTTCATTTATGAGAAGTATTTTGCGGGTTCAAGTTATCAGATGATTCCAGCAAAATCGCTCAAGCAAGTCAACCAAGCTTTTCAAAAGTTTAAGCCACAAGCTGTGCTATTAGACATCTTGCTTGAGGAGCATAATACTTGGGATCTTCTTTCTCAGATGAAAGCAAACGTTGCGACACGAGAGATCCCGATTGTCGTCATCACTGTTGTTGACAATGAGAACAAAGCTCGCGCATTAGGTGCAGATGCCTTTTTTGTTAAACCAGTGGAACGATTAGCCCTTCTCGAAAAACTCAATACTTTAGTCAAGCGAGAGCATTTGCCAAAACTTTTGATTGTTGACGATGACCCAGTATCCCACTATCTACTCAAGCAATATTTAGCCAATTGTATGGGGACTGCTACTGGGAAAAATTGCTTTGATTTTAAGATAATTGAGGCAACTTCAGGGGGCGAAGGCATCCGTTATGCCGGCCAAGAAAATCCTTCTTGCATTTTTCTCGACTTAGTTATGCCAGATATGAGCGGGTTCGAGGTTTTGGAACAGCTAAAAGCCGATCCAGCGACTAAAAATATTCCGGTAATTATTCATACTTCAAAGCTTCTTGAACCAGAGGAGCGCTCGATACTTGTTGAAAACACAGTTGCAATTCTCTCAAAAGAAAGCCCATCGCGTGAAGTGGCGACCTCTCTTGTGCGAGAAGCACTTCTTTTAGCTGGCCTAGGGCTGGAAACTGGAGAGGAAGACCATGTCTGA
- a CDS encoding ATP-binding SpoIIE family protein phosphatase gives MNDPVALPILESSQAGEARRIAMAIATRLGFNETERGQVGIVVTEVANNLVRHAKDGLLLLQAVTKNDITGMEILALDKGPGISDIQECLRDGFSTAGTPGNGLGAVSRLSAFFEIHSTPKVGTALLSHLWASPMPVKQSNNNLEIGVVCLPMAGEEVPGDGWATDQQAGRSLLLVADGLGHGPLAAQASLEAVRIFRENVRKSPAEIIAAAHAALRSTRGAALAIAEVDFERQVVRFAGVGNISGCVFSPEGSYSMVSHNGTVGHEVRKIQEFVYQWPKGGLLVMHSDGLSTQWRLDRYPGLITRHPSLIAGVLYRDFYRGRDDVTVLVAREEN, from the coding sequence ATGAACGATCCCGTCGCTTTGCCCATTTTAGAGTCTAGTCAGGCTGGTGAAGCGCGACGGATAGCGATGGCAATTGCCACTCGTCTCGGCTTCAACGAAACTGAGCGGGGGCAGGTTGGTATTGTAGTAACTGAGGTCGCAAATAATCTAGTTCGGCACGCTAAGGACGGTCTGCTGCTGCTACAGGCTGTAACCAAAAACGACATAACGGGTATGGAAATCCTAGCCTTAGACAAAGGGCCGGGAATCAGCGATATCCAAGAGTGTTTGCGCGACGGTTTTTCTACAGCAGGGACTCCTGGAAATGGTTTGGGGGCAGTTAGCCGCCTTTCTGCTTTTTTTGAGATTCATTCTACTCCCAAGGTGGGGACAGCTTTATTAAGCCACCTCTGGGCTAGCCCCATGCCGGTGAAGCAATCGAACAACAATCTAGAGATTGGTGTCGTGTGCCTGCCAATGGCCGGGGAGGAGGTGCCGGGTGATGGGTGGGCAACCGACCAACAGGCCGGTCGCAGTCTGCTATTAGTCGCAGATGGTCTGGGTCATGGCCCTTTAGCCGCCCAGGCGTCCTTAGAAGCCGTGAGAATATTTCGAGAGAATGTCCGCAAAAGTCCTGCAGAGATTATTGCAGCGGCTCACGCGGCTTTGCGGAGCACTCGTGGAGCCGCTTTAGCGATCGCCGAAGTGGATTTTGAACGACAAGTTGTTCGTTTTGCCGGCGTTGGAAATATCTCTGGCTGCGTTTTTTCTCCCGAAGGAAGCTACAGTATGGTTTCTCACAACGGTACTGTGGGGCATGAGGTGCGTAAGATTCAGGAATTTGTCTATCAGTGGCCTAAAGGAGGGCTTTTGGTAATGCATTCCGATGGGTTGAGTACGCAGTGGCGTTTGGATCGCTATCCTGGTCTTATAACCAGACATCCCAGCCTGATCGCTGGCGTTTTGTACCGAGATTTCTACCGAGGTCGCGATGACGTAACTGTGCTGGTTGCTCGCGAAGAAAACTGA
- a CDS encoding anti-sigma regulatory factor has protein sequence MSIQSSADVVIIRQAVRQFAIELGFSLVDQTKIVTAASELARNTLDYGGGGTVKLEALEQGIRRGLRLTFEDTGPGIPDIDLALKDGFTTGGGLGMGLSGSKRLVNEFNIVSRVGEGTKVTITKWK, from the coding sequence ATGAGCATCCAGTCCTCCGCAGACGTTGTGATCATCCGGCAAGCCGTGCGTCAGTTTGCGATAGAACTGGGTTTTAGCTTGGTAGATCAGACTAAGATCGTAACGGCGGCAAGTGAGCTGGCACGCAACACGCTAGACTATGGCGGTGGCGGGACTGTAAAACTGGAAGCTCTAGAGCAGGGAATTCGTCGGGGTCTGCGATTGACTTTTGAAGACACTGGCCCAGGGATTCCGGATATTGATCTAGCCCTCAAAGATGGCTTCACAACTGGCGGCGGACTGGGTATGGGTTTAAGTGGGTCAAAGCGACTGGTAAACGAATTCAATATCGTTTCCCGTGTTGGCGAGGGCACAAAGGTGACTATTACAAAGTGGAAGTGA
- a CDS encoding STAS domain-containing protein: MERIPILQMGDFLLVTIQVDMHDRLAMALQDDLTNRINRTSARGVLIDISALEIVDSFIGRILGNIAKMSRVLDAETVVVGMQPAVAITLVELGLSLTGIRTALNVEKGMALLRKSLEASPGGSIDGLAEV; encoded by the coding sequence ATGGAACGTATCCCTATACTCCAGATGGGCGACTTCCTTCTGGTGACGATTCAAGTCGATATGCACGATCGCCTAGCGATGGCTTTGCAAGACGACCTGACCAACCGCATTAACCGAACAAGTGCCCGGGGTGTGTTGATAGATATTTCAGCACTGGAGATCGTTGATTCTTTTATTGGACGGATACTGGGAAACATTGCCAAAATGTCGCGTGTACTTGATGCTGAAACGGTCGTTGTTGGAATGCAGCCGGCAGTCGCCATCACGTTGGTAGAGTTGGGACTTTCCTTAACCGGCATTCGCACAGCCTTAAACGTTGAGAAGGGAATGGCACTCCTGCGTAAATCGTTGGAGGCTTCTCCTGGGGGGAGCATAGATGGTCTTGCAGAGGTCTGA
- a CDS encoding STAS domain-containing protein: MNLSGKSKISEIIKTDQAQLLGDWLSEQASVGIRKDLIRETELREECREFLELLAVATGEGNFSNIESPEWRSVREMLSSISRSRSQKGFTPSETATFVFSLKQPLFTRLRSKLAQDSESLLEEIWSVSTLLDKLGLWTTESYQKAREEVILRQQEELMELSTPVVKLWDGILALPIIGTLDSARTQVMMESLLQKIVETGSEVAIIDITGVPTVDTLTAQHLLKTVTAARLMGADCILSGIRPQIAQTIVYLGVDLADVITKASLADAFLLALKRTGATISRSQTRT; this comes from the coding sequence ATGAACTTGAGCGGCAAAAGTAAGATTTCAGAGATTATTAAAACTGATCAAGCCCAACTGTTGGGAGATTGGCTCTCTGAGCAAGCATCTGTAGGTATCCGCAAAGACCTAATTAGGGAGACAGAACTGCGGGAAGAGTGCAGGGAATTCCTTGAGCTGTTAGCAGTCGCGACTGGCGAGGGTAACTTCAGCAACATTGAATCGCCTGAGTGGCGTAGCGTGCGTGAGATGCTTAGCTCAATTTCGCGATCACGCAGCCAGAAAGGCTTCACGCCATCAGAAACGGCAACGTTTGTTTTCTCTTTGAAGCAACCTTTGTTCACGCGCTTGCGCTCAAAACTTGCACAGGATAGCGAAAGCCTGCTTGAAGAGATTTGGTCGGTTAGTACGCTCTTAGACAAGCTTGGCCTCTGGACAACTGAGAGCTATCAGAAAGCCCGAGAGGAAGTGATCCTGCGCCAGCAAGAAGAACTGATGGAACTGTCAACGCCGGTTGTAAAACTGTGGGATGGCATTTTAGCCCTGCCCATCATTGGCACCCTCGATAGCGCCCGCACCCAAGTGATGATGGAATCTCTCTTGCAGAAGATTGTAGAGACGGGTTCGGAAGTCGCCATCATCGATATTACGGGAGTGCCAACCGTCGATACTCTAACGGCTCAGCACTTACTCAAGACAGTCACTGCGGCTCGTCTGATGGGCGCTGATTGCATCCTGAGCGGGATTCGTCCTCAGATTGCTCAAACGATTGTCTACTTGGGCGTGGATCTCGCTGATGTAATTACCAAGGCGTCCCTAGCCGATGCCTTTCTTCTAGCTCTCAAGCGAACTGGAGCCACGATTTCTCGCTCGCAAACACGCACTTAA